The following proteins are co-located in the Robbsia betulipollinis genome:
- a CDS encoding NAD(P)/FAD-dependent oxidoreductase, which yields MKLQPYWLDSAPVFGGGNPGPVEGRADVVVIGAGFTGLSAALTLARTGASVVVLDADRVVGQASGRNGGHCNTGTAQDFGALMAQFGLARARAFYQSFVQAVDTVEALIAEEGIDCDFMRPGKLKLAAKPEHFAKLARAYEILAKHVDQDVALVAPERIRDEVGSDRYHGGLLSTRGAQMHMGRFGVGMAEAAARRGARIYEHAAVTGLKRLQGDAYEVTSTRGVIRADKVLVATGSSQMGPFKFFERRMAPVGSFVLATAPIDQPVLDALLPHRRAYVTTKNIGNYFRTTPDNRLIFGGRAQFAMSNPKSDEKSGRILRETLGQTFPALRDVAIDYCWGGLIDVTVDRLPRAGVHDGLYYSMGYSGHGTHMATHMGQVMATLIAGKARDLEDVAPWVGMAWREIPLQAGRQYFLPLIGAYYRLQDILH from the coding sequence ATGAAACTCCAGCCGTATTGGCTCGATAGCGCGCCGGTCTTCGGCGGTGGCAACCCGGGGCCGGTCGAGGGCCGCGCGGACGTGGTCGTCATCGGTGCCGGTTTCACCGGCCTGTCGGCCGCGCTGACGCTGGCGCGCACGGGTGCCTCGGTGGTGGTGCTCGATGCCGATCGCGTGGTGGGCCAGGCATCGGGACGCAATGGCGGGCACTGCAATACCGGCACGGCGCAGGATTTCGGTGCGTTGATGGCGCAGTTCGGCCTGGCGCGCGCCCGCGCGTTCTACCAGTCCTTCGTGCAGGCGGTCGATACGGTGGAGGCATTGATCGCCGAGGAGGGGATCGATTGCGATTTCATGCGTCCCGGCAAGCTGAAGCTGGCCGCCAAGCCCGAACATTTCGCGAAGCTGGCACGCGCCTACGAGATTCTGGCGAAGCATGTGGATCAGGATGTCGCGCTGGTGGCGCCGGAGCGGATCCGCGACGAAGTGGGCAGCGACCGCTACCACGGCGGTCTATTGTCGACGCGCGGCGCGCAGATGCATATGGGACGCTTCGGCGTCGGCATGGCGGAAGCGGCGGCGCGGCGCGGCGCGCGGATCTACGAGCACGCCGCGGTGACCGGCCTGAAACGCCTGCAAGGCGACGCGTACGAAGTAACGTCGACGCGCGGCGTCATCCGTGCGGACAAGGTGCTGGTTGCCACCGGCAGTTCGCAGATGGGGCCGTTCAAATTCTTCGAGCGGCGCATGGCGCCGGTGGGCAGCTTCGTGCTGGCGACCGCGCCGATCGACCAGCCGGTGCTCGATGCGCTGTTGCCGCACCGGCGCGCGTACGTGACCACCAAGAACATCGGCAATTATTTTCGGACGACGCCGGACAACCGGCTGATCTTCGGCGGCCGCGCGCAGTTCGCGATGTCCAATCCGAAGAGCGACGAGAAAAGCGGGCGCATCCTGCGCGAAACGCTCGGCCAGACGTTTCCGGCGCTGCGCGATGTCGCGATCGATTATTGCTGGGGCGGCCTGATCGACGTGACGGTCGACCGGCTGCCGCGTGCCGGCGTGCACGACGGCCTGTACTACTCGATGGGGTATAGCGGACACGGGACCCACATGGCCACGCATATGGGGCAGGTGATGGCGACGCTGATCGCTGGAAAGGCGCGGGATCTGGAAGACGTGGCGCCATGGGTGGGCATGGCATGGCGGGAAATTCCGCTGCAGGCCGGGCGGCAGTATTTCCTGCCGCTGATCGGCGCCTATTATCGGCTGCAGGACATCCTGCACTGA
- a CDS encoding cupin: MDYSAFTEILAREGFSEVVLVERQADGHLDSHAHPFEAKALVLEGDLRIREENAETRTYLTGEVFHLPANRAHEEWYGASGVRYLVGRK, translated from the coding sequence ATGGACTACAGTGCATTCACCGAAATACTCGCGCGCGAGGGATTCTCCGAGGTCGTGCTGGTCGAACGGCAGGCCGACGGACATCTCGACTCCCATGCACACCCGTTCGAGGCCAAGGCCCTCGTGCTCGAGGGCGACTTGCGCATTCGCGAGGAAAACGCCGAGACGCGGACCTATCTGACCGGCGAGGTCTTTCACCTCCCGGCCAACCGGGCGCACGAAGAGTGGTACGGCGCGAGCGGCGTGCGCTACCTGGTCGGCAGGAAATAG
- a CDS encoding hydantoinase/oxoprolinase family protein gives MGLRIGVDIGGSFTDFAVLDDDTRTILTLKVFSRPDSPGSEVIDGMQGLKAHYGIDPHDVVYFTHGTTVGVNAVVQRKGLKLGLVTTKNFEDVLDIARLKIPDMYHLMSNRPPPLVPRDRVFGVVERLAADGTEETPVDAASVLDAVRGMQAEGCEGVVVSLLHSYRNPVHEQQVKAIIERAVPGLFVSCSHEIWPIIREYERTVTATIGGYVQPIVSHYLTQLQGALAKSGVTADLKVTKSNGGVMRAENGKHNCVQMILSGTASGVIGAAYLAQMSEISHCMSLDIGGTTADVALIIDGKPQYASGEYIGDFQIHIPSVSVSSIGDGGGSIAWVDDFGVLKVGPESAGSNPGPVCYGRGGTRPTITDAFAVIGVLGRAALGYDAVQVDAEASRRAIEPLARQLGLDVYKTATAIVDVSISGMYAGVSRLSSRFGIDPRTFSLMPFGGAGPMLGCFLARALNMHRLLIPTTPGVLSALGGLIADTKNDFVRTTYYPLDSAALDRLACDLDILDADARAWIIQETGSDANAERVVSADMRYRGQSFEIDTPLSVEAIKTGDIAAIGAAFHREHERLFGHSDGTSAIQIVSLRLVITSVTPKPELPAIAQGVGAPQAESMVRSFLDGAWREVPLYRRAALLAGHRFSGPAIVAQDDTTTCVLPGFDGVVDRYGNLLLEAVQAAAE, from the coding sequence ATGGGCTTGAGAATTGGAGTCGACATCGGCGGCTCGTTCACCGATTTCGCCGTACTCGACGACGACACGCGCACGATCCTTACCCTGAAGGTCTTCTCGCGTCCGGACAGCCCGGGCAGCGAGGTGATCGACGGCATGCAGGGCCTGAAGGCGCATTACGGCATCGATCCACACGACGTCGTGTATTTCACGCACGGCACGACCGTCGGCGTGAACGCGGTGGTGCAGCGCAAGGGCCTGAAGCTCGGTCTGGTGACCACGAAGAATTTCGAGGACGTGCTCGACATCGCCCGGTTGAAGATTCCCGACATGTACCACCTGATGTCGAACCGGCCGCCGCCGCTGGTCCCGCGCGACCGCGTGTTCGGCGTCGTCGAACGGCTGGCGGCCGACGGCACCGAGGAGACGCCGGTCGACGCGGCCAGCGTGCTCGACGCGGTGCGCGGCATGCAGGCGGAGGGCTGCGAGGGCGTGGTGGTGTCGCTGCTGCATTCGTACCGCAACCCGGTCCACGAGCAGCAGGTGAAAGCGATCATCGAACGCGCGGTGCCCGGCCTGTTCGTGTCCTGCTCGCACGAGATCTGGCCGATCATCCGAGAATACGAGCGCACCGTCACGGCGACGATCGGCGGCTATGTGCAACCGATCGTCTCGCATTACCTGACGCAGTTGCAGGGCGCGCTCGCGAAAAGCGGCGTGACGGCGGACCTGAAGGTCACGAAGTCGAACGGCGGGGTGATGCGCGCCGAGAACGGCAAGCACAACTGCGTGCAGATGATTCTCTCGGGTACGGCCTCGGGCGTGATCGGCGCGGCGTATCTGGCGCAGATGTCGGAGATCTCCCACTGCATGAGTCTCGACATCGGCGGCACCACCGCCGACGTCGCGCTGATCATCGACGGCAAGCCGCAATACGCGAGCGGCGAATACATCGGCGACTTCCAGATCCACATCCCGTCGGTGTCGGTGTCGTCGATCGGCGACGGCGGCGGGTCGATCGCCTGGGTCGACGACTTCGGCGTGCTGAAGGTCGGCCCGGAAAGCGCCGGCTCGAACCCGGGGCCGGTCTGCTACGGCCGGGGCGGGACCCGGCCGACGATCACCGACGCCTTCGCCGTGATCGGCGTGCTGGGCCGCGCGGCGCTCGGGTACGACGCGGTGCAGGTGGACGCCGAAGCGTCGCGGCGCGCGATCGAACCGCTCGCGCGGCAACTCGGACTGGACGTCTACAAGACCGCGACGGCGATCGTCGATGTGTCCATCTCCGGCATGTACGCGGGGGTCAGCCGGCTGAGCTCGCGTTTCGGCATCGATCCGCGCACTTTCTCGCTCATGCCCTTCGGCGGCGCGGGCCCGATGCTCGGGTGCTTTCTCGCGCGCGCGCTGAACATGCACCGGCTACTGATCCCGACGACGCCGGGCGTGCTCAGCGCGCTGGGCGGACTGATCGCGGACACCAAGAACGATTTCGTACGCACCACGTATTATCCACTGGACAGCGCCGCGCTCGATCGTCTGGCGTGCGATCTGGACATCCTCGACGCCGACGCGCGCGCCTGGATCATCCAGGAAACGGGCTCCGACGCGAACGCCGAACGGGTGGTATCGGCGGACATGCGGTACCGCGGGCAGTCCTTCGAGATCGATACGCCCTTGTCGGTCGAGGCGATCAAGACCGGCGACATCGCGGCGATCGGCGCGGCCTTTCATCGCGAGCACGAGCGCCTGTTCGGGCACAGCGACGGCACGTCCGCGATCCAGATCGTGTCGCTGCGGCTGGTGATCACGTCGGTCACGCCCAAGCCGGAACTGCCGGCGATCGCGCAGGGCGTGGGCGCTCCGCAGGCGGAATCGATGGTGCGGTCCTTTCTCGACGGCGCATGGCGCGAGGTGCCGTTGTATCGGCGCGCCGCGCTGCTGGCCGGACACCGTTTTTCCGGACCGGCGATCGTCGCGCAGGACGACACCACCACCTGCGTGCTGCCCGGTTTCGACGGCGTCGTCGACCGCTACGGCAATCTTCTGCTCGAAGCCGTGCAGGCCGCCGCCGAATGA
- a CDS encoding IclR family transcriptional regulator, with translation MKSLLKSLEVLEAVAQHQPVAVGVLSRLLGMPKSSVQRVLLTFHEAGWLRQTKGDITRWEVSARILGIRPTALHGNALYAAAREPMRRLRDATGETVHLSIPDSTNSVVLIDRVDCHNNVRTYSPIGDVSPYHATANGLAVLAYLPQGEIDEILARDLSKFTDTTLSEAAAVREELTRIRERGYSLNLSQYRPAVCAIGAPILDSNTLPVGSICISMPESRYDPARQEEWGTAVRQAAREIGASQNDSA, from the coding sequence TTGAAAAGTCTTTTGAAAAGCCTCGAAGTGCTCGAGGCCGTCGCGCAACACCAGCCGGTCGCCGTCGGCGTGCTGTCGCGCCTGCTGGGCATGCCGAAATCGAGCGTGCAGCGCGTGCTGCTGACCTTCCACGAAGCAGGATGGCTGCGTCAGACGAAAGGCGACATCACCCGCTGGGAAGTCAGCGCGCGCATCCTCGGCATCCGTCCCACCGCCCTGCACGGCAATGCGCTCTATGCCGCGGCGCGCGAGCCCATGCGGCGCCTGCGCGACGCCACCGGCGAAACGGTGCACCTGTCGATTCCGGACAGCACGAATTCCGTCGTCCTGATCGATCGCGTGGACTGTCACAACAATGTCCGGACCTACAGCCCGATCGGCGATGTCTCGCCCTATCACGCGACGGCCAACGGGCTCGCCGTGCTGGCCTATCTGCCGCAGGGGGAGATCGATGAAATCCTCGCACGCGATCTGTCGAAATTCACCGACACCACGCTCAGCGAGGCGGCGGCGGTACGCGAGGAATTGACGCGGATTCGCGAACGCGGCTATTCATTGAACCTGTCGCAATATCGACCGGCGGTTTGCGCGATCGGCGCGCCGATTCTCGATTCGAACACGCTGCCGGTCGGCAGCATCTGCATCTCGATGCCGGAGTCGCGCTACGACCCCGCGCGGCAGGAGGAATGGGGAACGGCGGTGCGCCAGGCCGCCCGCGAGATCGGCGCGAGTCAGAACGACAGCGCCTGA
- a CDS encoding hydantoinase B/oxoprolinase family protein, producing MTFDRTVLQIFANYCVAAAESMAYTLVRTAHSAFVKETEDFSCTLMNARGLTFASPKTLGATWYPGLDFGAVIDMIDDYAPGDICMTNDAYSGYVATHTPDVVMWKPVFHGGEIVCYVGGHIHNTDMGGAVPASLSRTLTEIYQEGIRFAPTKIVRAGVLDEALLEHMAINVRAPEQNRGDLKAQIAMLMTGERRVLEIIERFGVAQFKAGMDALLEYSEEQARTIVRGMPDGEYFFAEYADEDSVNGKPLRVALTLKIDDDSLVFDFTGSDPQLNSSLNMPTGGRERHVLALVGLNYILYSLNPDLLLNAGMLQVARCILPEGTIMNCVPPAAVGMRSLTAKVAQYVTFGAFSMACPDRLPACPAGGMSILNVRTVDRGGRSIIASIGPVGGGAGGMASADGSDASGANVAFLRNTPVEINEAEVPIRITQYGVVPGSAGAGKYRGGLGTVMEFRVFSPGTLVTARNRDRSRFASWGVLGGKAGAVSRFTRNAGTDKEENLGVTDLVICDPGDTVRLEGCGGGGYGHPHERETGKVVEDVRRGYVTLEQARVLYGVVLGADGVNEAETATLRARMKQAAERETLPHFAYGAERDAYEAKWTRERYQVLTTILAGSPVVWRHFLKHRIFDALDAREAAGTLAPGAAVVDDLYREVLRQYPQLAQADVDSAETVRSRVQS from the coding sequence ATGACTTTCGATCGAACCGTATTGCAGATCTTCGCGAATTACTGCGTGGCCGCCGCCGAGAGCATGGCCTACACGTTGGTACGCACCGCGCACTCGGCCTTCGTCAAGGAAACCGAGGACTTTTCCTGCACGCTGATGAACGCGCGCGGGCTGACCTTCGCCTCGCCGAAGACGCTGGGCGCGACCTGGTACCCGGGACTCGACTTCGGCGCGGTCATCGACATGATCGACGACTACGCGCCAGGCGACATCTGCATGACCAACGACGCGTATAGCGGTTACGTGGCCACGCACACGCCCGATGTGGTGATGTGGAAGCCGGTGTTCCATGGGGGCGAGATCGTCTGCTACGTGGGCGGCCACATCCACAACACCGACATGGGCGGCGCGGTGCCGGCCTCGCTGTCGCGCACGCTGACCGAGATCTACCAGGAAGGCATCCGTTTCGCGCCGACGAAAATCGTGCGCGCGGGCGTGCTCGACGAGGCGCTGCTGGAACACATGGCGATCAACGTGCGCGCGCCCGAGCAGAACCGGGGCGATCTGAAGGCGCAGATCGCGATGTTGATGACCGGCGAGCGCCGCGTTCTCGAAATCATCGAGCGCTTCGGCGTCGCGCAGTTCAAGGCCGGCATGGACGCGCTGCTCGAATACTCGGAAGAGCAGGCGCGCACCATCGTGCGCGGCATGCCCGACGGCGAATACTTCTTCGCCGAATACGCGGACGAGGATTCGGTCAACGGCAAGCCGCTGCGCGTGGCGCTGACCCTGAAGATCGACGACGACTCGCTGGTTTTCGATTTCACCGGCAGCGATCCGCAGCTCAATTCGTCGCTGAACATGCCCACCGGCGGCAGGGAGCGGCACGTGCTGGCGCTGGTCGGCCTGAACTACATCCTTTACTCGCTGAACCCGGACCTGCTGTTGAATGCCGGCATGCTGCAGGTCGCGCGCTGCATCCTGCCGGAGGGTACGATCATGAACTGCGTGCCGCCCGCGGCGGTGGGCATGCGCAGCCTGACGGCGAAGGTCGCGCAGTACGTCACGTTCGGCGCGTTCTCGATGGCCTGCCCGGATCGTCTCCCGGCCTGCCCGGCGGGCGGCATGTCGATCCTCAACGTCAGGACCGTGGACCGCGGGGGGCGCAGCATCATCGCCTCGATCGGCCCGGTGGGCGGCGGCGCGGGCGGCATGGCGTCGGCGGACGGTTCCGACGCGTCCGGCGCGAACGTGGCCTTCCTGCGCAATACGCCGGTCGAGATCAACGAGGCGGAGGTGCCGATCCGCATCACTCAGTACGGCGTGGTGCCGGGCAGCGCCGGCGCGGGCAAGTACCGTGGCGGCCTGGGCACGGTCATGGAATTCCGCGTGTTCTCGCCGGGCACGCTCGTGACGGCACGCAACCGCGACCGCTCGCGCTTCGCGTCCTGGGGCGTGCTGGGCGGCAAGGCCGGGGCAGTGTCGCGCTTTACCCGCAACGCCGGCACCGACAAGGAGGAGAACCTGGGCGTGACCGATCTGGTGATCTGCGATCCGGGCGACACGGTGCGGCTCGAAGGCTGCGGCGGCGGGGGCTACGGGCATCCGCACGAACGGGAAACCGGCAAGGTCGTCGAGGACGTGCGTCGCGGCTATGTGACGCTCGAACAGGCGCGCGTGCTGTACGGCGTGGTGCTCGGCGCGGACGGTGTGAATGAGGCCGAAACCGCGACGCTGCGCGCGCGGATGAAGCAGGCCGCCGAGCGCGAGACGCTGCCGCATTTCGCGTACGGCGCGGAACGCGACGCGTATGAAGCGAAATGGACGCGCGAGCGCTACCAGGTGCTGACGACGATCCTCGCCGGGTCCCCGGTGGTATGGCGGCACTTCCTCAAGCACAGGATCTTCGACGCGCTGGATGCGCGCGAGGCCGCGGGGACGCTGGCGCCGGGCGCGGCGGTGGTGGATGATCTGTATCGCGAGGTGCTGCGTCAGTACCCGCAACTGGCGCAGGCCGATGTCGATAGCGCCGAAACCGTCCGATCGAGAGTCCAATCATGA
- a CDS encoding (2Fe-2S)-binding protein, translating to MSNDTTSTAERDDDSAGVRLNRRSFLTWAGVSGVSVSGLARGADAPTAPPLPHEAPAITAAPAPVAEGSVPVQFTVNGRQVSVQVDVRTSLLDALRETLALTGTKKGCDHGQCGACTVHVNGRRVNSCMSFAVMHEGDAVTTIEGLGQPGNLHPMQQAFIDHDGYQCGYCTSGQIMSAAALVHEPCGHADADVKESMSGNLCRCGAYKNIVAAIQFVRKG from the coding sequence ATGTCGAACGACACCACTTCCACGGCCGAGCGCGACGACGACTCGGCGGGCGTGCGCCTGAACCGGCGCTCCTTTCTGACCTGGGCGGGTGTGAGCGGGGTCTCCGTCTCCGGTCTGGCCCGCGGCGCCGACGCGCCCACCGCGCCGCCGTTGCCTCATGAAGCGCCGGCCATCACCGCCGCCCCCGCGCCCGTCGCCGAAGGCAGCGTACCGGTACAGTTCACCGTCAATGGCCGGCAGGTATCGGTGCAGGTGGATGTGCGCACCAGCCTGCTCGATGCGCTGCGCGAGACCCTGGCGCTGACCGGCACCAAGAAAGGCTGCGACCATGGCCAGTGCGGCGCCTGCACCGTCCATGTCAACGGGCGCCGGGTGAATTCCTGCATGAGCTTCGCGGTGATGCACGAGGGCGACGCGGTCACGACGATCGAGGGTCTCGGCCAGCCCGGCAATCTGCACCCGATGCAGCAGGCCTTCATCGACCACGACGGCTATCAGTGCGGCTACTGTACGTCCGGTCAGATCATGTCCGCGGCGGCGCTGGTGCACGAGCCGTGCGGCCATGCCGACGCCGATGTAAAAGAGTCGATGAGCGGCAATCTGTGCCGCTGCGGCGCGTACAAGAACATCGTTGCCGCGATTCAGTTCGTGCGCAAGGGCTGA
- a CDS encoding FAD binding domain-containing protein — MQTFQYMRASDPAQAIAAAAASPTAQQGAKVRFMAGGTTLTDLMKLDVEQPTQVVDINRLGFDKIERHADGTLRIGALVRNADLAQDKTVKHDYPVLSLALLSGASAQLRNMATTSGNLLQRTRCMYFRDTAMACNKRQPGSGCAAIGGANRMLAILGTSDHCIASNPSDMNVALTALGATIVIQGTGGEKQIAIDDFYLLPGNTPERETVLQPGDLITHVVLPAPVTGARSTYLKLRDRASYEFALSSAAVVVAVEGGRIRHARVALGGVGAKPWRSTAAERALVGAAPDEASFTAAADAALAGARPQSENGFKVELAKRCLMQALRTVTA, encoded by the coding sequence ATGCAGACTTTTCAATACATGCGTGCTTCCGACCCCGCCCAGGCGATCGCGGCGGCGGCCGCCTCGCCCACCGCCCAGCAGGGCGCGAAGGTGCGTTTCATGGCCGGCGGCACGACGCTGACCGATCTGATGAAGCTCGACGTCGAGCAACCCACGCAGGTCGTGGACATCAACCGGCTGGGCTTCGACAAGATCGAGCGCCACGCGGACGGCACGCTGCGCATCGGCGCGCTGGTGCGCAACGCCGACCTCGCCCAGGACAAGACGGTCAAGCACGACTATCCGGTGCTGTCGCTGGCGCTGCTGTCGGGCGCGTCGGCGCAATTGCGCAACATGGCGACGACCAGCGGCAATCTGCTGCAGCGTACCCGCTGCATGTATTTCCGCGATACGGCGATGGCGTGCAACAAGCGTCAGCCGGGGTCGGGCTGCGCGGCGATCGGCGGGGCGAACCGGATGCTGGCGATCCTCGGCACGAGCGATCACTGCATCGCGTCCAATCCGTCCGACATGAACGTCGCCTTGACCGCACTGGGCGCGACCATCGTGATCCAGGGTACCGGCGGCGAAAAACAGATTGCGATCGACGACTTCTATCTGCTGCCGGGCAATACGCCGGAGCGGGAAACCGTGTTGCAGCCCGGCGACCTGATCACGCACGTGGTGCTGCCGGCACCGGTGACGGGCGCGCGTTCGACCTATCTGAAGCTGCGCGACCGGGCGTCGTACGAGTTCGCGTTGTCGTCGGCGGCGGTGGTCGTTGCGGTGGAAGGGGGCCGGATCCGGCACGCGCGCGTCGCGCTGGGCGGTGTGGGCGCGAAGCCATGGCGCTCGACGGCGGCCGAACGCGCGCTCGTGGGCGCCGCGCCGGACGAAGCGAGTTTCACGGCCGCGGCCGATGCCGCGCTGGCGGGCGCGCGTCCGCAGAGCGAAAACGGTTTCAAGGTCGAGCTCGCGAAGCGCTGCCTGATGCAGGCGCTGCGCACCGTGACGGCCTGA
- a CDS encoding xanthine dehydrogenase family protein molybdopterin-binding subunit, translated as MKNPDQDVNAVIGGAHSRVDGPLKCSGGAHYTSDRRLPGMLIAVPVASTIAKGTLTGLNTADAGKMPGVRAVLTHENIGRFYRVNKATKIKIDETRPPLDDNTIRYYGQYIALVVADTFEQASAAAAAVQATYREETPNVAMQMSPDAKPEVESERGDTEAAFAAAPVRLDATYTTPVETHNPIELHASVATFDEGRFTLYESTQAIMNHRSAMAQMLGVDDEQVRIVTEYLGGGFGGKLWPWTHSILAAGAARKLKRPIKLVVSRQMMFQTVGHRPNTQQRMRVSATADGKLMSLQQDYISHAPILDKRKEDCGEATPYLYSTSNLKVTSASARRNIAPDTSMRGPGAVPGLFATESAMDELAILLKMDPVELRVRNEPKIDESLNVPFSSRHLVEALQVGADKFGWSKRDPRVGSMQKDGEVLGWGVASCSWKASRVPAQAAVEFNTDGTLRVSSGTQDIGTGTYTVLAQMAAKQAGVPLSKVVVSIGDTRLPPGPMSGGSMATASLVPAVSEAARDAVKQMLTVASTAQGTPFMDTKPDMLALTDGRVHLKAQAAASGMPFEDVLRAARFNHVTGMGKSGASDSDPDAKKLSIHSYGAHFVEVSWQPAIARLRVKRVVTVIDGGKVINTRTGANQIEGAIMMGVGMALFERTQYDPRNGAPINSNLADYIVSSNADTPDIDVTFLDHPDFALNELGARGIGEIGLAGFAAAMTSAVHHATGVRVRDLPVHIETLLASTVRAT; from the coding sequence ATGAAAAATCCCGACCAGGATGTGAACGCCGTCATCGGCGGCGCGCACTCGCGCGTGGACGGCCCGCTGAAATGCAGCGGCGGCGCGCACTATACGTCGGACCGCCGCCTGCCGGGCATGCTGATCGCGGTGCCGGTGGCGTCGACGATCGCCAAGGGCACGTTGACCGGCCTCAACACGGCGGATGCCGGGAAAATGCCGGGCGTGCGCGCGGTGCTGACGCACGAGAACATCGGGCGCTTTTACCGTGTCAACAAGGCGACCAAGATCAAGATCGACGAGACGCGTCCGCCGCTCGACGACAATACGATTCGCTATTACGGGCAGTACATCGCGCTGGTGGTGGCGGACACCTTCGAGCAGGCCAGCGCCGCGGCCGCCGCCGTGCAGGCGACGTATCGCGAGGAAACGCCGAACGTGGCGATGCAGATGTCGCCCGACGCGAAGCCCGAGGTCGAGAGCGAACGCGGCGATACCGAGGCTGCCTTCGCGGCGGCGCCGGTGCGGCTGGATGCCACGTACACCACGCCGGTGGAAACGCACAATCCGATCGAACTGCACGCGAGCGTCGCGACCTTCGACGAGGGGCGCTTCACGCTGTACGAATCCACCCAGGCCATCATGAATCACCGTTCGGCGATGGCGCAGATGCTGGGCGTGGACGACGAACAGGTGCGCATCGTCACGGAATACCTGGGTGGCGGTTTCGGCGGCAAGCTCTGGCCGTGGACCCATTCGATTCTCGCGGCGGGCGCCGCGCGCAAGCTCAAGCGCCCGATCAAGCTGGTGGTCAGCCGCCAGATGATGTTCCAGACCGTGGGCCATCGTCCGAACACGCAGCAGCGCATGCGCGTGAGCGCCACCGCGGACGGGAAGCTGATGTCGTTGCAGCAGGACTATATCTCCCACGCGCCGATCCTGGACAAGCGCAAGGAAGATTGCGGCGAAGCCACGCCTTATCTGTACAGCACGTCGAACCTGAAGGTCACCTCGGCCAGCGCGCGCCGCAATATCGCGCCGGATACCTCGATGCGCGGCCCGGGCGCGGTGCCGGGTCTGTTCGCGACGGAATCGGCGATGGACGAACTGGCGATACTGCTGAAAATGGACCCGGTCGAATTGCGCGTGCGCAACGAGCCGAAAATCGACGAAAGCCTGAACGTGCCGTTTTCGTCGCGTCATCTGGTCGAGGCCTTGCAGGTGGGCGCGGACAAGTTTGGCTGGTCGAAGCGCGATCCGCGCGTGGGATCGATGCAAAAGGATGGCGAGGTGCTGGGGTGGGGCGTCGCGTCCTGCTCGTGGAAGGCCTCGCGGGTGCCGGCGCAGGCGGCAGTCGAATTCAACACCGACGGCACCCTGCGGGTGTCGAGCGGCACCCAGGATATCGGTACCGGCACCTACACGGTGCTGGCGCAGATGGCGGCGAAGCAGGCGGGGGTGCCGCTGTCCAAGGTGGTCGTGTCGATCGGCGATACACGCTTGCCGCCGGGCCCGATGTCGGGCGGTTCGATGGCGACCGCGTCGCTGGTGCCGGCGGTGTCCGAGGCGGCGCGCGATGCCGTGAAGCAGATGCTGACGGTGGCCAGTACCGCCCAAGGCACGCCCTTCATGGACACGAAGCCCGACATGCTGGCGCTGACCGATGGCCGGGTGCACCTGAAGGCGCAGGCCGCGGCCAGCGGCATGCCGTTCGAGGACGTGTTGCGCGCGGCGCGTTTCAATCACGTGACCGGCATGGGCAAGTCCGGCGCGAGCGATTCGGATCCGGATGCGAAGAAGCTGTCGATCCACTCGTACGGCGCGCATTTCGTCGAGGTGAGCTGGCAGCCGGCGATCGCCCGTCTACGGGTCAAGCGCGTGGTCACCGTCATCGACGGCGGCAAGGTCATCAACACCCGCACCGGCGCGAACCAGATCGAGGGCGCGATCATGATGGGCGTGGGTATGGCGCTGTTCGAGCGCACCCAGTACGACCCACGCAACGGCGCGCCGATCAACAGCAATCTCGCGGACTACATCGTCTCGAGCAATGCCGATACGCCGGACATCGACGTGACGTTCCTCGACCATCCGGATTTCGCGCTCAATGAGCTGGGGGCGCGGGGCATCGGCGAGATCGGTTTGGCGGGATTCGCGGCCGCGATGACGTCGGCGGTGCATCACGCCACGGGCGTGCGGGTGCGCGACCTGCCGGTGCATATCGAAACGCTGCTCGCATCGACGGTGCGCGCCACGTAA